The Haloferax sp. Atlit-12N region CGAGTTCGCGGACCTGCGTGCGGACCATCTCGGAGGGGACCAAGACGGCGTTCGGGGCCTTCGCCGCCCGCCGGTAGGCCCGCGAGCCGCCGCGGTCGTCGCGGGACCACCAGTCGGCGACGACCGGCGTCCGGAGGAACCGCGCCGCGGTCCTGACCGCCGCGACGTGCGACGGCGGGTAGCTCGCGACCTGAATCACGTCGGGAGAAACCTCGCGGAGGGCGAAGGGAACGCGGGAGGCGAAGCCGCCGACGGAGGGCGCGTCGGTCACGCGGTGATAGGTCACCTCGTCCTGTTTGAACTCGACAACGTCGCCGTCCCACCACTTCGCACAGAGCACCGTGACCTCGTGGTCGCGCTCGGCGAGGAGTTCGGCCGTCCGTCGGAGCCGTCTGGTCGCTCCCGTCTCCTCGTGGTGCGTCGTGTACATCGAGACGAGCGCGACTCGCATATTCGCCGCCACTACGCCGCGCAATAAAAATCCACAGTTTTCGAGGACGCGACGCGGGCGGCCGCCGGAGCGTCGAGGGAACGGGGCGCGGTCCGGCGACGCGATTCAGAACCCGACGGCGGGGGCGACGAGCGCGCCCGCGGACTCGACGGCGGTGACCGTGTACTCCCAACTGTAGATGTGGTTGAGAAGCAGGTACGTCACGACCCCGAGGGCGAGCGAGACGAGCCACGCGCCCGCCGCGATACGGCCGACCTTCCGGTGGGGCGTCTCGGTCCGGAGTTCGCGCTCGGAGTGGGTTATCCCGAGGATGAGCGCGTAGAGGACGACCGGCACCGAGACGATAGAGAGGATGATGTGAATCGCCAGCATCGCCAGATACGGGTAGTACGCGAACGCGGGGCCGACGAACTCCTTGGTGCCGCCGCCGCCGATTTTCGTGAGGTACATCACGAGGAAGACGAGGATGAGGCCGAACGACGTGACCATCGCGGCCGCGTGCTTCCGGACCTCGTTGCGGCGAATCCAGCGCCACCCCGCCGCGATGACGAGGACGTTCACCGTGTTCACGACGGCGATGGCGTCCGAGAGGAGGTTCACCTGTGGGAGCGACAGGTCGGGAAAGACCCTGCCGGGGACGACGCCGAGGAAGGTCCCGATGACGAGGGCGTACCCGACGACCGAGAGGACGGCGGTCGCGGCCGCGGGGTGTTCCTTCAGGGGGTTGTCTGCGCTCGCAGTTGCCATGGGCGGGGGTTGGGAAGACGGCGTATTCCGTCTTCGGGTTCCGGACGGCGTTTGAGAATGGTACTACCGAGACTCGACTCAACCCAGCGACTGTGCGAAGTCGACTTGCTTCGGTCGAAACCTCGTGTCACGGAGTTCGGAGAGCACCACGTCGTGTGACACGAAAGCGCGGTACCACGAGCGAGGCCGGAGGCCGAGTCTCGTGGCTTTTTCCCTCCAGGTTTTTGTGCCGAGTGGTCGCTCCGCGACCCGAGGCGTAAAAAGGAGGGCTTAGATGACGCCGGTGATGGTCGCGGCCTCGATGGCCGCCTCCTCGCTGACGCCGTTGCCGAGAATCGTGTAGCGGTCGCGAATCTCGTGGGCGGTCGTGAGCGCCTCGATAATCGTCTCGTCGTCGATGCCGAGTTCGTCCGCCGTCGTCGGCGCGCCCATCGTCGAGAGAGCGTCGCGGATGTCGGTCCACTCGCCGCGCGCGCCGCTGTGGAAGTACTCGGTCATGATGGAGCCGACGCCGACTTGGTGGCCGTGGAGGGCGCTCCCGGGGGCGATGCGGTCGAGCTGGTGCGAAAAGAGGTGTTCCGCGCCCGACGCGGGCCGCGAGGAGCCGGCGATGGACATGGCGACGCCCGAGGAGACGAGCGCCTTCGTCACGATCCACGCGGACTCTTCGAGCCCCGGTTTGATGGAGTCGGCGCTCCCGACGAGCATCTCGGCGGTCATCTGCGAGAGCGCGCCCGCGTACTCGGAGTACTCGACGTTCTTCAGGCGGTGGGCCAGCTCCCAGTCTTTGACCGCGGTGTAGTTCGAGATGATGTCGGCGCAGCCGGCGGTCGTGAGTTCCCACGGGGCCTCCGCGAGCAGTTCCGTGTCTGCGACGACCGCGAGCGGCGGGTCGGCGGCGACCGAGTGGCGGGTGTCGCCCTCGGGAATCGACGACCGGCCCGAGACGATGCCGTCGTGGCTCGCCGCCGTCGGGACCGAGATGAAGCCGCAGTCGAGGCGGTCGGAGGCCATCTTCGCCACGTCGATGGGCTTGCCGCCGCCGAGGGCGATGAGGTAGCCCGCGTCGGCCTCGCGGGCCGCGTCGACGACGCGCTCGACCGACTCGAAGCTCGCGCGGTCCAAGGAGACCGAATCGATGTCGTCGAACTGCTCGCGAACCCGGTCGCCGGCGATGCGGTTCGGCGACGGGCTCGTGACGAGAAACGGGTTGCCAGAGAGGTACAACTCGTCGACCGCGGCCGAGAGGTCGTCGAGCACGCCGTGGCCCTGAAGCACGCTCCGGGGCAGCTTTATCCACGTCGATTTGTCGAACATACGCGGAAATCGGCCACGGCGGTTCATAGTGTTTCTCGTCTCGGTGGCCCGAACCCCGCCGGCTCGGCCACCCCGACCGCGAGACTGTCGCCCGGTTTCGGTCGCCTCGTGGGACAATACCTCAACGTACCGAACCGTAGTTTGATTTATCACGTTCCGCTTCGCACGAAAGACACCCGCAGACGCGCGGGTAGACAACCCATGGCACACAGACGGCAGTTTCTCGCGACGACAGCAGCAGCGCTCTCCGGACTCGCGGCCCTCGGAAGCGGTCCCGCGGCCGCCGCGTCGGTCCCCCACGTCTCGACGCGCGACCACTTCGACGACGACGGGTCGCTCGCGTCCGGTCACACCGCCCGCGGCTACGACACCTCCGGCGACGTGCCCGGCGTCGACGCCGGATGCGCCTCCGACCTGACCGTGTTCGTCCACGGCTGGGACAAGGACGGCGACGACCCCGAGGCGGCCGCCCTCGACAAGATAGCGACGGCCGACGCCGAACTCTCCGCCGCCGGCTACGGCGGGACGGTCGTCGGCTACACGTGGGACAACGACAAGGGCGGCGGCTGGGACTACGGCTGGGGCGAGTCGCAGGACATCGCCCAGGCGAACGGCCGCAAACTCGCGCAGTTCGCCGTCGACCTCAAGGCGGCCTGCCCGGGTGCGACCCTCCGATTCGCCAGCCACTCGCTCGGCGCGCAGGTCGTCTTCAGCGCGCTCCGAACCCTCGACGGCCGAAGCGACTGGACCGACCCGGGCCACGAGGTGGCGACCGTCCACCCGTTCGGGGCCGCGACCGACAACGAAGTTCCCGGGGAGGAAGAAGGGCGGGCCACCTACGAGGCCATCCGCGACCGAACCGGCCACGTTCACAACTACTACAACGAGGCCGACGACGTGCTGCAGTGGGTGTACAACACCATCGAGTTCGACCAGGCACTCGGCGAGACGGGCCTCGAAGACGGCGACACGCCGCCCGGGAACTACACCGACCACGACGTTGAGGGACAGGTCGGCGACGACCACAGCAACTACCTGAACACGATTGCCGACGACATCGTCGGCGACATGTAGCGGCTCAGAAACTCATTTTTTCCGCGCGTCAGAGCACGAGCGACTGCACCGCGTCCCAGATGAAGACGACACCGAACCCGCCGAGAACGACGGCGCTGACGGCGGCGACGACGGGCGCGAAGGAGTCGACGCGTTGTTCGGCCGCGACGAGCGCCGCGGGGAAGCCGGTTACCCAGACCGCGATGCCGCCGAAGAAGCCGAGGATGAGCGCCGGACTGCCCGTCTCGACGATGAGCAGGTTCGACAGCGACGCGCCGAGATAGGGCGTGTGGGCGAGCACGTCGACGGTCCCGGTTTCGAGCAGGCCGACGCCGATAGTGAGCCAGAACAGAATCTGATAGGGGTTCGTCAGCGCGAGCACGAACGCCTTCGTGAAGCCGGCGCTGTCCTCGTCGGGGGCGGCGGCCTCGCGGAACGTGGTGTCCATCTCCTGTGCCGCGCCGTAGGCGAAATAGAGCATGAGGACGCCCCCGGCACCGACCATGACGGCCTGCGCCGTCGGGAACTGCTCGACGAACGCGACGAGACCGAGCGCCGCGAGGACGAAAAACAGCGCGTCGGCGCTCATCGCGCCGAGGCCGGCGCGAGCGCCCGCGGTCCACCCGCGGACGACGCTCTCCTCGGCGATGACGGCGTTCATCGGACCGGGCGGTGCGGCGAGCGCCAGCCCGAACACCAACCCGGCACCCAGGGACGGAAGGAGGGTAGACATGGCTCTCTCTTGGGCGCGATGCCGTGAAAAATGGCGCGGAAGCGACGGCGTTGGGGGTTCGAACCGGTCACGGCGCGACCGGGGGAGACCTCAGACCAGCGCGAGGACCGCGTCGCTGACGGTGCCGACGAGCGTCTCCCAGATGGAGAAGCCGGTCCCGATGGCGAGCAGGGTGTCGAAGGCGAAGAAGCCGAACAGGGCGGCCGCGCCGAGGTACGCCTTGCGCGTGTCGACCCGGCCCGAGAAGCGGTGGAAGAAGTACGCGTTGGCGATGCTCACGGGGATGATGGCGAGCATCTCGCCCACCCAGATGGCCGAGGTCGCGCCGTACTGCACGGCCAGCCCGATGGTGACGAACTGGGTCTTGTCGCCGAACTCGCCCACGGCCATCATGGCGAATATGGGCAGGAAACCGCCGAAGCCCTGCGTCGATAGCTCGCGGCCGAACACCGTCAGCGTGTCGTCGAACGCGGAGACGCCGCCGTCGGTGGTCGCGGCCCCGCTCTCCGCGGACGCGTCGGGCGCGGAGCGATAGAGCAACACCGCGAACGTGGCGAACAGGACGGCGGTGATGGCGTCGAGCGCGGCCGGCGGGAGCGCGCTCTTGAGCGCCTGCCCGAGCATGATTTCGAGGGCCGTCCAGAGTGCGAACGCCGACCCCGCGGCCGCGACGACGACCTTCGGGTCGAAGCGAGTCGAGAGGCCGGCGATGATGAACTGGACCTTCTCGCCCGGCAGGACCGCAAGTTGGGAGACGAGGGCGATGACGAGAATCTCCCACCAGCCGGTCACGCCGGCGACACCTCCTCGCTACTCGGCTCGTCGGGCGGGCGGACGCGAATCGTTCGGGCCACGGACTCCGGGAGGCTCTGCTCGCGACCGTCGTCGCCGACGCGCACGGTTACCATCCCGAAGGGGGCGATGTCGGTCACTTCGATGGTCGTCCCGGGCGTGACGCCGGCCTCAGAGAGGTACTCTAACTCCGCGGGGTCGCGGTCGCTGACGCGGGCGACCACGAGGCGGTCGCCGACCTCGCACTCGGAAAGCGCCGACAGGCCCGAGGAGTCCGGCGGCGTGAGGTCGGCGCTCGGGATGGGGTCGCCGTGGGGGTCGACCTCGGGTTCGCCGAGGGCGGCCGCGACCCGCTTTTCGAACTCCTCGCTGATGTGGTGCTCGAGCGCGTCGGCCTCGTCGTGGACCTCGCTCCACGAGTAGTCGAGGTGCTCCGTGAGATACGCCTCCAAGAGGCGGTGATGTCGGAGGACTTCGAGCGCGACGGTCTCGCCTTCCGTGGTCAGTTCGACGCCTTTGTACTTCTCGCGGTCGACCAGCCCGCGGTCTTCGAGCTTGCCGACCATGCTCGTCACGGTCGGCGGCGTCTTCCCGAGGTACTCCGCGATGTCGGAGGTCGAAACCGGCGGTCCCTGCTCCATCTGGAGCGTGTAGATAGCCTTCAGATAGTCCTCCATCACGTCGCTCAACATACCACGGATTAGATGCGTCTAAAGTAAAAGTCTGATGGAGATAACGAGCGAGTTCGAACGGGGCCCAGCCGGCCGAATCGACCGCTTAGACGCCCTGTCCCATCAGATGACTGCGGAGGATGTCGGCGTTCTTCGTCCCGGACTCGGTGTTGACGACGACGACCGTGTCGCCCTCGTCGAACTCGTCTGCGAGTTCCCACGCGCCGGCGAGCGCGACGCCGCCCGCGGGGCCGACTTCGACGCCCGCGGTCTGGGCGGCGGTGACGGCGGATTCGAGCGCGTCGTCGTCGCTGACGGCGACAGCCGCGCCGCCGGACTCGCGGACGGCGCGGAGCGCGAGCGACCCGCCCGCGGGGTCCGGAATCTCCAGTTCGCCGACGATGGTGTCCGGCTGGTTCCACGCCTCGTGGGCGTCGCTGTCGGCCTCCCATGCGGTGGTGACCGGCGAACAGCCGACCGGCTGCGCGGCAACGAGTTTGGGCACCGACTCGACCAGTCCGAGTTCGACGAGGTCGGAAAAGCCCTTGTAGACGCCGTAGGCGAGTTCGCCGGTCGAGACGGGGACGACGACCCAGTCGGGGACCGACCAGTCGAGGCGCTCTGCGACCTCGTAGGCGATGGTCTTCGCGCCGTCGTGGCGGTAGGGGTTGTCGAACTCCTGCAGGGAGTACCAGTCGCTCTTGAGCTGTTCGTGGAGCGCGGAGAGGGCGTCAGGGTAGCGCCCGCCGACGACCTTCATCTGGCCGCCGTGGACGTTCACCATGGCCTTGTTCGGGAACGGCGTCCGCGAGGGGACGAAGCCGTAGGACCGTGCGTCCACGAGGCCCGCGTAGGAGGCCGCGGACTGCGCGCCGTTGCCGGGCGAGGCGTGCGCGACGACCTCGGCGTCGGCCTCGCGCGCGGCGGTGACGGCGAGCGAGAAGCCGCGGTCGAGGAACGTCCCGGTCGGGTTGCGGCCCTCGTCCTTGATGAGGAGCGACCCGACGCCGGCCTCCTCGCCGAGCGCGTCGGCCGCGACGAGGGGCGTCGCGCCCTCGTTGGCCGTCACCGGCTCCGCGAATGGGAGCAGTTCGCGGTAGCGCCACATCGTGTCGAAGGGGCGCTCGGCGAGCGTCTCGGCGTCCCACTCGACCGCGTCGAGGTCGTAGGTGGGGTCAAGCGGCGCGTCGGCGTCGCTCACGCCGGTTGCGTCCGCGTCGTACTCGTCGCCGGTCTCCGTGCACACCAGCCCGGAGAAGGTGTCGGACATCTGCATAGCCGGGGCTTACGGGGGGAGGGACTAAGCCCTTCTCGTCGGTCGATGGCCGCCACCCGTAGCGGCTTTGTGTCGCCCGTCCGAGAGACGAGATATGGACGATAGCCACATCGCGGTCGTCGGCGCGGGCCTCGCGGGCCTCGTCGCCGCGCGACACCTCGCCGCCGACGGGGCCGACGTGACCGTCGTGGAGCGGCGCGACGACGTCGGCGGGCGGGTCCGGACCCGAACGAAAGACGGCTTCACGCTCGACCGCGGGTTTCAGGTCCTCTTCACCGACTACCCCGCGGTCCGGCGGGAACTCGACCTCGACGCCCTCGACCTCCGGCGGTTCACGCCCGGCGCGACCATCTGCCGGCCAAGCAGACGCGCGGTGCTCTCTGACCCCCTCCGCGACATCGGG contains the following coding sequences:
- a CDS encoding alpha/beta hydrolase, whose translation is MAHRRQFLATTAAALSGLAALGSGPAAAASVPHVSTRDHFDDDGSLASGHTARGYDTSGDVPGVDAGCASDLTVFVHGWDKDGDDPEAAALDKIATADAELSAAGYGGTVVGYTWDNDKGGGWDYGWGESQDIAQANGRKLAQFAVDLKAACPGATLRFASHSLGAQVVFSALRTLDGRSDWTDPGHEVATVHPFGAATDNEVPGEEEGRATYEAIRDRTGHVHNYYNEADDVLQWVYNTIEFDQALGETGLEDGDTPPGNYTDHDVEGQVGDDHSNYLNTIADDIVGDM
- a CDS encoding DUF420 domain-containing protein codes for the protein MATASADNPLKEHPAAATAVLSVVGYALVIGTFLGVVPGRVFPDLSLPQVNLLSDAIAVVNTVNVLVIAAGWRWIRRNEVRKHAAAMVTSFGLILVFLVMYLTKIGGGGTKEFVGPAFAYYPYLAMLAIHIILSIVSVPVVLYALILGITHSERELRTETPHRKVGRIAAGAWLVSLALGVVTYLLLNHIYSWEYTVTAVESAGALVAPAVGF
- a CDS encoding TMEM165/GDT1 family protein, with the protein product MTGWWEILVIALVSQLAVLPGEKVQFIIAGLSTRFDPKVVVAAAGSAFALWTALEIMLGQALKSALPPAALDAITAVLFATFAVLLYRSAPDASAESGAATTDGGVSAFDDTLTVFGRELSTQGFGGFLPIFAMMAVGEFGDKTQFVTIGLAVQYGATSAIWVGEMLAIIPVSIANAYFFHRFSGRVDTRKAYLGAAALFGFFAFDTLLAIGTGFSIWETLVGTVSDAVLALV
- a CDS encoding NAD(P)-dependent glycerol-1-phosphate dehydrogenase, which codes for MFDKSTWIKLPRSVLQGHGVLDDLSAAVDELYLSGNPFLVTSPSPNRIAGDRVREQFDDIDSVSLDRASFESVERVVDAAREADAGYLIALGGGKPIDVAKMASDRLDCGFISVPTAASHDGIVSGRSSIPEGDTRHSVAADPPLAVVADTELLAEAPWELTTAGCADIISNYTAVKDWELAHRLKNVEYSEYAGALSQMTAEMLVGSADSIKPGLEESAWIVTKALVSSGVAMSIAGSSRPASGAEHLFSHQLDRIAPGSALHGHQVGVGSIMTEYFHSGARGEWTDIRDALSTMGAPTTADELGIDDETIIEALTTAHEIRDRYTILGNGVSEEAAIEAATITGVI
- a CDS encoding metal-dependent transcriptional regulator, translating into MLSDVMEDYLKAIYTLQMEQGPPVSTSDIAEYLGKTPPTVTSMVGKLEDRGLVDREKYKGVELTTEGETVALEVLRHHRLLEAYLTEHLDYSWSEVHDEADALEHHISEEFEKRVAAALGEPEVDPHGDPIPSADLTPPDSSGLSALSECEVGDRLVVARVSDRDPAELEYLSEAGVTPGTTIEVTDIAPFGMVTVRVGDDGREQSLPESVARTIRVRPPDEPSSEEVSPA
- a CDS encoding threonine synthase: MQMSDTFSGLVCTETGDEYDADATGVSDADAPLDPTYDLDAVEWDAETLAERPFDTMWRYRELLPFAEPVTANEGATPLVAADALGEEAGVGSLLIKDEGRNPTGTFLDRGFSLAVTAAREADAEVVAHASPGNGAQSAASYAGLVDARSYGFVPSRTPFPNKAMVNVHGGQMKVVGGRYPDALSALHEQLKSDWYSLQEFDNPYRHDGAKTIAYEVAERLDWSVPDWVVVPVSTGELAYGVYKGFSDLVELGLVESVPKLVAAQPVGCSPVTTAWEADSDAHEAWNQPDTIVGELEIPDPAGGSLALRAVRESGGAAVAVSDDDALESAVTAAQTAGVEVGPAGGVALAGAWELADEFDEGDTVVVVNTESGTKNADILRSHLMGQGV
- a CDS encoding LysE family translocator, with protein sequence MFGLALAAPPGPMNAVIAEESVVRGWTAGARAGLGAMSADALFFVLAALGLVAFVEQFPTAQAVMVGAGGVLMLYFAYGAAQEMDTTFREAAAPDEDSAGFTKAFVLALTNPYQILFWLTIGVGLLETGTVDVLAHTPYLGASLSNLLIVETGSPALILGFFGGIAVWVTGFPAALVAAEQRVDSFAPVVAAVSAVVLGGFGVVFIWDAVQSLVL